One Massilia sp. 9096 genomic window carries:
- the minD gene encoding septum site-determining protein MinD — protein sequence MARIIVVTSGKGGVGKTTSSASFSTGLALRGHKTVVIDFDVGLRNLDLIMGCERRVVYDLINVINKEATLTQALIKDKHCENLFILPASQTRDKDALTEDGVEHVLNELVKMDFEFIICDSPAGIEHGALMALTFADEAIIVTNPEVSSVRDSDRILGILQAKSRRAQSGGEPVKEHLLITRYSPRRVENDEMLSYQDVQEILRIPLIGIIPESEAVLHASNQGNPAIHFKDTDVAQAYQDVVTRFLGQDVPLRYTHYEKPGFLQRLFGAK from the coding sequence ATGGCACGAATTATCGTTGTGACGTCCGGCAAGGGCGGTGTGGGCAAAACCACCTCGAGCGCCAGCTTCTCGACCGGCCTGGCCCTGCGCGGCCACAAGACCGTCGTGATCGACTTCGACGTCGGCCTGCGTAACCTCGACCTGATCATGGGCTGCGAACGCCGCGTGGTGTACGACCTGATCAACGTCATCAATAAAGAAGCGACGCTGACCCAGGCGCTGATCAAGGACAAGCACTGCGAGAACCTGTTCATTCTGCCGGCCTCGCAGACCCGCGACAAGGACGCGCTGACCGAAGACGGCGTCGAGCACGTGCTGAACGAACTGGTCAAGATGGACTTCGAGTTCATCATCTGCGATTCGCCGGCCGGTATCGAGCACGGCGCGCTGATGGCGCTGACCTTCGCCGACGAAGCGATCATCGTCACCAATCCGGAAGTCTCGTCGGTGCGCGATTCCGACCGCATCCTCGGCATCCTGCAGGCCAAGTCGCGCCGCGCCCAGAGCGGTGGCGAGCCGGTCAAGGAACACCTGTTGATCACGCGCTACTCGCCGCGCCGCGTCGAGAACGATGAGATGCTCTCGTATCAAGATGTGCAGGAAATTTTGCGCATTCCCTTGATCGGCATCATCCCGGAATCGGAAGCCGTCCTGCACGCTTCGAACCAGGGCAATCCGGCGATCCATTTCAAGGACACCGACGTGGCCCAGGCTTACCAGGACGTGGTCACGCGCTTCCTCGGCCAGGACGTGCCGCTGCGCTATACCCATTACGAAAAACCGGGCTTCCTGCAGCGTCTGTTCGGAGCAAAGTGA
- the minC gene encoding septum site-determining protein MinC, with translation MPKSPSSLPIEIKISTVVAISTILHSADPIAIDAALKQMTGGVSDFFEDEFAVIDVAAIADEAAQVDWPALVGLLKQYRLNAVAVRGAPIGAQTAIRAHGLFLDEGSSGSHVGGQREAAPPSEPAPAPQPGPAPAPAPAPVAPAPAAAPLQAMIIDTPVRAGQRIYARGTDLIITAVVNNGAEIIADGSIHVYAPLHGRALAGASGDAGARIFALALEPELVSIAGVYRTFDDGFPAELSRQPAQIRLVGDRIDISSLGSGQRH, from the coding sequence ATGCCCAAAAGCCCGAGCTCCCTTCCGATCGAAATCAAGATCTCCACGGTCGTGGCCATCTCGACCATCCTGCATTCCGCCGACCCGATCGCCATCGACGCCGCGCTCAAGCAGATGACCGGGGGCGTCTCGGATTTTTTCGAAGATGAATTCGCCGTCATCGACGTCGCCGCGATCGCCGACGAGGCGGCGCAGGTCGATTGGCCAGCGCTGGTCGGGCTGCTCAAGCAATACCGCCTGAACGCCGTCGCGGTGCGCGGCGCGCCGATTGGCGCACAGACGGCAATCCGCGCGCACGGCCTGTTCCTCGACGAAGGCAGCAGTGGCTCGCACGTCGGCGGCCAGCGCGAAGCGGCGCCGCCCAGCGAACCGGCGCCCGCGCCCCAGCCTGGTCCCGCACCGGCGCCTGCGCCGGCACCGGTTGCGCCTGCGCCGGCTGCGGCCCCGCTGCAGGCCATGATCATCGACACCCCGGTGCGCGCCGGCCAGCGCATCTACGCGCGCGGCACCGACCTGATCATCACCGCGGTGGTCAACAATGGCGCCGAGATCATCGCCGACGGCAGCATCCACGTGTATGCCCCGCTGCACGGACGCGCGCTGGCGGGCGCGTCGGGCGATGCGGGCGCGCGCATCTTCGCGCTGGCGCTGGAGCCGGAACTGGTGTCGATCGCCGGCGTGTACCGGACCTTCGACGACGGTTTCCCTGCGGAACTGTCACGCCAGCCGGCACAAATCCGTTTGGTTGGCGACCGAATCGATATATCATCGCTGGGTTCGGGACAAAGACACTGA